A region of the Fibrobacterota bacterium genome:
AATCGCAAGCCAAGGGATCCTGGCGACCTCGAAAACAAAGGTTGGTTTTTCCCCTGCGAAATATTGATTCCGGGTGGGTCCTAAGACCCATTGCACTAATCGGGAGGATTCTATCAAGAAGCAAAGCGTTCTACTTGTGTTATTGGCCGTCGTATGCGTAATGGGCATTCTGTTGGCATGCTCCAAAAAAGGTCCGGTCGAAAAAGTGGGTGCGAAATTGGACAAGACCGTAGACAAGGTCCAGGATGCCGTAACGCCGGACGGTCCCGCGGAGAAAGCGGGCAAGAAGCTGGACAAGGTAATCAAGGATGCAAACGACCTAGGCCGTTGATGAAGCGAGAAGGGATTCTCGGACCAAAGGAGCGAAGTTTTTTGGAGAAAAACAGAAAGCCCTCGGCCTTAAGACCGAGGGCTTTCTGGTGGAGCCATGGAGAGTCGAACTCCAGACCTCTTGCATGCCATGCAAGCGCTCTACCAACTGAGCTATGACCCCGAGGCCGGTTAATTTAGCACAATCCCGATAACTTTCAAGACCTGCGAGGGCTACTCCGGCTGCGGCGGACGCGAATCTTGAGGAATCGGCGCACGCCGGCCCAAGGCGTCGCGGCCGCGAGCTTCGAAGGGGGTCAACTGGAGGGCCGGCCGGGAGGCCGTAATCCCGGGCGGGGTCTTCACTAAGGTCGTAGGCGCGGCCTTGTACGCGCGGAGCAGGATATGCGCCAAGGTGTCGAGCCCGGCCGCATTGGGAACAACGCCGTCCGGGGTCAGCCGCTGGTAAGCTTGGTAACCGGTCCAGAGATCCAGGACCGTCGCGCCCTTGGCCTGGGCCGCTTGCTTGAGCTTCGGGATGACTTCGTTCTGGATCACCGACCCGCGAACCCCGTAAGCCTCGCTGCTGTCCGCCTTCTTCCAGGCCGGGATGGGCGTGCATATGAAGACGCGGGGCTTCGAGGCGACGGCCGACAAGGTATCTATCAATGCTTCCAGATCGGCCGCGAGTTCATCCTTATGCGCGTCCCAAACGCTCGACGGGCTGTCGAAGGCCCCCAGGTTGATGGTGACCACGTTGGGTTGGAAGCGGATGACGGCGGCGAGTTGGGCGCTTTTGGAAAAAGGCTTGGGGCCGTTGCGAAGGATGCCGGCGCCGGGTACGCCGGCGTTCAGGACGTAATACTCGCGACCGAGCAACTCGTTGAACTTGATGGGATAGGACGATCCGCCCTGGTCGGGCCCGGTGATGGAATCGCCGATGCACGCCACGCGGGTGACCGCTCCCGTGTAAGTGCGGAAAATCTGGAGGGCGATGGAATCCTGACCGGCCTTTCCGGCATCGGGATGCACGCCATCGGTCGTGAAAAGATCGGAGCGGTTTTCCAGGAACGTATGCACATCGATCAGGGTGAGTTTGCGTTGATCCGCCGCCTGCTTGATCAAAGGCATGATCTCGTTCTTGACCACCGGCTCGTTGATGCCGTCCACGGACCAGGTTCCGTTATGTTGGAAGACCGGGACGGGATAGCAGGGCATGACCCGCGGCTTAGATGGCATGCCCGCCAAGGTATCCATCATCGCCAATGCGTCCCCCAGGAATTCGCCCTTATGGTTGGGCCAATTGACGGGCTTGCTATCGTTGGTGCCCAGCTTGACGGTAACGATGTCGGGATGGAACGCGAAGGTCTGCGGCAAGCGCCCGTTTTTCCAATAGGTGTAATCGCCCTTCTTGAGCATGGTGGTGGCCGAAACCCCTTCGTTTTCGATCAGGTAGGCCGGGCCCAGCAGGGTGCCAAGCTTGGCAGGATAGGACTGGGTGGCAGGATTGGAGAGGCCGTACCCGTAAGTGATGCTGTTCCCGACGGTCGACCACCGGATGGGCGCCGTCGTTTGGGCCGGAGCCCGCGAAGCGGCGAAGGCCAATCCCAAAATGAGGGGGTATCGCAAAGCGGTCGCGTTACTCATCGGCATATTCATTTCCCCGCGGAAGAATCCGGCCAAAGCGCATTGGCTTCAACCAGAAAGGTATTGAGCTTTTCCAGATCGCGCAGCCGGGGCGAAAGGGAATCGTATGCCGCCTTCGCCGCGGAGTCCTGCGGATAGAGGTTGTGCTTTTCCAAGCGATCGCCGAGGGTGTTGAAGACCTCGATGCCTTGTTCCCGCGGGCGCTCGCCCCACGGCCCATGGATGCGATAGGCCCCTTGCTCCAGGGTGCCTTGCTCCCCGCGCACCAGATAGCTCGAGGTTCCCAAGCCGGTGGCGGCGCGCACCAGGCTATGCCCCATATAATGGTTCGCCGCGCGGATGCCGGCCAGGTCAAGCACCGTCGGCCCGATATCGAGTTGGCAAGCGGGGTAATCGTGGAAAGCGCCGGGCCCGAGCTTCGGATGCCTTCCCGCGATCACGAACGGGATCCATTCCGATTCCGCGTAGAGGCCGAATCCGATGGTGGAGGAGCCATGTTCGGAAAGCGGGAAACCATGATCGGCCAGCAGGATGAAGATGGTATTGGCGAACCAGGGTTCGCCCCGGATGGAGGAAAGGAATTCGCCCACGGAGGCGTCGGTATAGCGCATGGTGGCCCGCATGCGTTCGGCCAGGCTCGCGCCCTCGCGCGTATGCGGCGTTCCCGGTTCCGGATTGAAAGGATAATGGTTGGTCTTGGTCATGGCCGTGAGCAGGAACGGCCTGCCTTTGGGCAGGCTGTCATGCATCCAGCGGGACATATCCTTCAGCATGGCGCCGTCCGATTCGCGCGCACGATCGTAGCGGATGCCTTGGTACCATTGGCGCAACCACGGGACTTGGCCGTCCCAGGCCGGATCGGGCGCCGAGAAGAAGCGGGTCAGATAGCCATGCCGTCCCATTTCCTCCGTAAAGGAGCGATGCCTGAGGGTGGTGAAATCGTTGGCGATGTACCGCGTCGGATGCTGCAGTATGGAAAGATGCACGCTCATGAGCGCATTGATGGTGGGGATCCCCGAGCATGCGAAACGCGTCCAGGCATGCCCCCCGCGCGCCAAGCTATCCAGCACGGGGGTAGGATTGACGGAATCCGGTAGGCCCGCCAGCGCGCCGAAGGGGCGCAGATAGCCCGCGTTCACGCCGCGATGGGATTCCATCAGTATGATCACGAAGTTGGGAGGCGCGGCATCCATTCCGTCGCAATCCTCGTCCAGCCCGTTACCAGGGATGTCGTGGGCGCCCGGATGGACGCGGGCATCGCCGTCGTCGCAATCCTTTCCCGCCGGGAAGCCGTCCCGGTCCGCATCGCGGGAGCAACGTTCCGCGGAAGCCAGGCCTTGCGCGCATGCCTGTCGCAGCGGGAGTTTATAGTAAGGATGGGACGTATCCGGAAAGACGTAGGCGCTGTCCCCTTGCTCGGATAGCCATTCCTTCTGGAACACGCCTCCCAGGCGGGCCAAAGGAACGGGCGCGGGCGGTTTGCCGCGGTGGTTTTGCAAGCCTTCGACGAGGGTGGCGATGAAGGGCCGCAGCTTGAGCATGCGGAAGCCGCCCGTCCAAACGAAATTGATGAAGACGAAGGCCAGGGCGGCCAATGCGGCCATGACCCACG
Encoded here:
- a CDS encoding sulfatase-like hydrolase/transferase gives rise to the protein MPHHDPIGARLRARGGAGLNPALAWLAAVWAVHALLRVIVLFRRDAYGFPFVGKPDWYVVHAFCIDWIWILEWSLPWLILALLGAAFGKPRVSRTAWWILVVFHSLLLPFTVLDHETMRFLGMHLDLSLLATYGNVASTREVFKFIASDLSVPYLPYLLFFGSIPAALAFYSFLRKRAWVRAEALGRAPWVMAALAALAFVFINFVWTGGFRMLKLRPFIATLVEGLQNHRGKPPAPVPLARLGGVFQKEWLSEQGDSAYVFPDTSHPYYKLPLRQACAQGLASAERCSRDADRDGFPAGKDCDDGDARVHPGAHDIPGNGLDEDCDGMDAAPPNFVIILMESHRGVNAGYLRPFGALAGLPDSVNPTPVLDSLARGGHAWTRFACSGIPTINALMSVHLSILQHPTRYIANDFTTLRHRSFTEEMGRHGYLTRFFSAPDPAWDGQVPWLRQWYQGIRYDRARESDGAMLKDMSRWMHDSLPKGRPFLLTAMTKTNHYPFNPEPGTPHTREGASLAERMRATMRYTDASVGEFLSSIRGEPWFANTIFILLADHGFPLSEHGSSTIGFGLYAESEWIPFVIAGRHPKLGPGAFHDYPACQLDIGPTVLDLAGIRAANHYMGHSLVRAATGLGTSSYLVRGEQGTLEQGAYRIHGPWGERPREQGIEVFNTLGDRLEKHNLYPQDSAAKAAYDSLSPRLRDLEKLNTFLVEANALWPDSSAGK